The Asticcacaulis sp. MM231 genomic interval CGAGCGCCGGCCGAGCCGCCTTGAGCTCCTTGCAGGGTTTCAATCTCAGTGATGCTCAATTCTTCTTGAATTCTCGAAATTTCTTCGGCGAACCAGTCCATATCCGTAGATGGGTCAAGCCCTTTGGGCGAAGGCAATTCCGGCTGGTAGCTTAATGCGCCCATGCCCGTAGCGCCAACTGCGGCAAGGCGGTCTATGGGTGTTAAAGCATGATGGTCTATGCCGTGCTTTTGGAGGCGCCGGTCAAGGAGAAGGCGCCCCCAACCGTCTGGCAGGCTGTCGTTAAATATGCCGTGCAGACCTTCGAACGGTTCGCGCTTGGCGGGTTGTGCGCCTGACTTGGCAGGCAGGTAGAATGGCGAAACCGTATAGGGGTCGTTTAGATAGCCGCCGTCGAATTCGAAAAAGGCGCACCGCTCCTGATGGCTCCAGGCCATTTCACCTAAGCAACGTGACGCGCCTTCGATGTCGAGCGTTACCTTCAGTCGGCTGACGGGTTTGTACTTCATGGTTTGCGCACGCGCTGGCGAATGGGACGAGCAATTACATCATCAAGGCTCTTAGGCGGTCGGGCAGGGAAGAGGTTTTGAAATTCGTCTTCCGCGTCTAGGGCGAAGGCGATTTTGACTACAGATTCGAACGCTCCCTTGCCTTGGTCCTCTATTAGGCGAAGAGACGCATATGGAACGCCGGAACGGGATGCCAATTCTCTTTGGGTTAGGTTGGCATCTATGCGGCGCCGTTTTAGGCGTTGCGCAACACCCTGTAAAATTTCGTGCACTGAGATTAATTTAAATGATTGCATGTTGGCAATTATATATCGTTTTGGCGTTAAGTGCTATTATAATAAAAATAATGATTTCAAAACACCCGTGGTTTATGCTCCATTTGATAATTGCCAACTAAATGGCGCTTAAGTCGCGATTGTGTTATTAAATGTTAATTTATTAGCGCATTTTGGCCGAGGGTTGCCCTTATCGTCCATAGTGCCTCTATGGCGCTCAGCCGAAATTGCCTTCGCGAATATGCCGGTTCAGTCGAACTGACGGATTCGCGAAAGGGCAGTCTAGGCGAATATAACCATGTCCCACTAGATTTTCACGATTTGAGAAGTGGCTACGGCTACTCGCCAATCTTAAACATACCATATGCCTGCGCGACGCCTGAGCGCCTTAGATAATTTGTCCCATGCGGAGGGCGTAGTGCTCACGGATGGTGCATTCCATCTCATTGATTGTGTTCATGACGAAGGGGGCATGACGCATGGTCGGGGCGTCGAGCAGGTCACCGCCTACGATCAGGGTTTCGTTGTCCCGATTGGTCCGCAGGAAGCTGTATCGGCGGCGCCAAAGCGCACCAGATCGCCGCGCGCTATCGTCTGACCGGGCAGAATGGTTGCGCTGGTCATCGTGTAGAGTCCCAGTTCCTGCGTGGCCTGAGTATACAACTTGATCGCGCGGCAGGCGTCTATCCAGCCGGTCAAGCCTAACGGATCGCCGTCCAGGGGCGGCTGAGCAGGGTGGCGCAGGTGATCAGGCCGACCAGCGAATAGGTCTGCGGGAAATTGCCCCATAGTTCGCCGGTATCGACCTTGACGTCTTCGGACAGCAGGCCCGAATGAGTGCGCCGCGCCAGCATGGCCTCGAAGAGGTCGCGCGCCTCCTCGACACGCCCCTGCATATAGAGCGCTTCGATGTACCAGAAGGTGCAGAAGTTGAACGCCGTCTCCGGTTCGCCGAAATCATCGGGCTCGACGTAGCGATAGAGATTATCGCCCTTGCGCAACTGGCGCTCAACCTCGGCGAAGGTGGCGACGCAGCGCGGATCATCGGCCGGCAGGAAGCCCAGTTCGAACAGTTGCAGCAGGCTGGCGTCGACCTCATCGCCACCAAACGAACCGGTGAAGATGCCAAGCGTCTCGTTCCACGCCTTTTCCTCGATGGCCTTGCGGATGATCTTCGCGCGGTGGGTCCAGTGTTCGCTGCGTTCGGTGAGGCCAAGCGAGGCCGCCGCATTGCCCAGCCGGTCACAGGCCGCCCAGCACAGAAGTGCCGAATAGGTATGGACGCGCGCCCGTGTGCGGAATTCCCACAGACCGGCGTCGGGCTGATCATAGACGGTGAAGGCGCGCTCGCCCACGCGCTCCATGGCGGCAAAATCGCTTTCGGTGCCCAGCCGCAAAAAGCGTTCGTCGAAGAAGGCCTGGGTCAACGGCAGGATCATCTGGCCATAGACGTCGTGCTGGTGATGCTCAAAGGCCTGGTTGCCGACACGCACCGGCCCCATGCCATGATAGCCCTGCATGTCAGGGGCGATCCGCTCGACCAGATCGGCCTCAAGCCCAACGCTGTAAAGGGGTTGCACATGTCCACCGGCGGACATGTCCACAAGATTACGCAGATAAACCAGGTAGGATTCCAGCATGTCGGCGGCGCCCAGCCGGTTCAGTGCACGCACCACATAATAGGCATCGCGTATCCAGCAGTAGCGGTAATCCCAGTTGCGCTGCGATCCCGGCGCTTCGGGAATGGAGGTGGTCATGGCCGCGACGATGGCGCCGGTCTCTTCATAGGCGCACAGCTTGAGCGTGATAGCCGCGCGGATGACGGCGGTTTGCCACTCCAGCGGCAGGGAGAGGGTGCGCACCCAGCCCTGCCAGTAGGCGGTCGTGGCGTGCAGCATATGCTCGGAATCAGCCAGCACGTCGTTGGGGTAGGGCTCGTCCGGACCGAGATGGAAGGCCAGGGGCTTCTCGAGCCGGAAGATATGGGCGTTGCGGACATAGGTCAGGGGGGCGTTGGTGGTCAGGCGCATATCGACCGGCCCGCATTCATAGCGGATATGGCTGGAGCCGGCGGTCTCACGCGCCAGATCCCGCCCCCAGTTACCCGTCGGCGTCAGGCGGATGCGGATACGCGGCGCGCCTTTGAGCGGTCGCACCAGGCGGTAAAATGCCCACGGCCGGTAGGTGCGGTTAAGATGGTGCAGGCGCGGCGCGAAATCGATCACCTCAAGCGCGTTGCCGTGGGTGTCGCGCATCACCGTGCGCAGCACCGCGGTATTGCGGATATAGGCCTGTTCGATCTCGGCCTGATCCTCGATTTCGACCGACCAGTAACCGGCGCCGTCTCCCGCCGTTGGATCGAGCAGGGCGGAAAACACCGGCTCGCCATCTACGCGCGGACAGCAGGCCCAGACAAAACGCCCTTGCCGATCAATCAGGGCTGTGGCGGCGCAATTGCCGATCGGCGACAGATCGAGCGTGTGGGGCGGTGATGGGGTCATAGGAAAACTTTCAGGCCGGAAGGGCGTGAGGTCAAGCAACCCATGACCATGGCTAAATTATGGGCGAAGCTTCACGGCAGATAACGTGTCTGATCACAGAAACGAGAGATCGGCTAAAAACATAGGTATGAGGGTAGACACGACATGATCATATGTCTAACCTTGCCTCAACGGCATATTTTCGCCTTTATGAATATTTTATTTTTTGAGATTTTCTTTCACATCTAAGACGATACTCAAATCTATATCGGTATTTGATGCTATATTGCTTATGTAGGGTGAGTTCATCAGGCTTTTGGACTGTAGAACACGTAGCAGACCAAAAGGAGATTCCGGCTATGGCAGATGTGTCGCGCCCCCTGCACTGTGGGCGGGCGGTATCATGATGATGTCGCAGGTTGAGCATGCCGCGCAAGGTACAGGCGGCCAAATGACGCTGACGATGGCGCACGTGTCGCTGTTCCTTGACCTTGATGGCACGCTTGCGCCTTTCGCGCCTGTGCCTGAAGGGGTCGGGCCAGATGCCGCGCGCAACAGCCTGCTGCGCGACATGCAACTGCGCCTGAGCGGCCGGATGGCGATTGTCAGCGGCCGTTCGATCGCTGATCTCGACCGTATTCTCGAAGGCACTATTGTCGCCATGGCTGGCAGTCATGGCCTGCAACGCCGTGACGCTCGCCTCGATATGCTGACGGCGCGGCCCCATCCCAAACTGGCGCAGGCTGTGCGAGACATCGCGGCTTTTGCCGAAAAATACCCGGGCGTCGTGGTCGAGACCAAGCCGCTCAGCGTGGCGCTGCACTACCGCAACGCCGCCGATATCGAGGTGCAGGTCGGCGCCTTCGCTGATGATCTGGCGGATCGAACCGGCCTCAAGCTGCAACGTGGCGTCATGGTGGCGGAGTTCCTGTCACCCGGCATGGACAAGGGCCGCGCGGTGCGGGCCTTCATGGTCGAACCGCCCTTTTTCGGCACGATGCCGCTCTTTATCGGCGATGACCTGACCGATGAGGACGCCTTTCGCGCGGTCAACGCCTTTGGCGGCGTCGGCATTCTGGTCGGGCCGCCGCGTCAAACCTTTGCGCGCTTCCGTCTGGACAGCGTGGACGCAGTCCATGCCTGGCTGGCGCGGGCGCTGCAAACTGAAGTGTTCAAACTGGAGGTGCCTGTTGGGCCGTCTTATCGTCGTATCTAATCGTGTAAATCCGCCAGCCGATTCCGGCGTCGGCACCGCCGGCGGCCTCGCCATGGCGCTGGCGGCGGCCTTGCGCGAAGACAAGGGTCTGTGGTTCGGCTGGAGCGGCCAGACGGTCGAGACCTATACCGGCCAGATGTCGATGCAGAAGGTCGGCGGCGTCACCGTGGCCCTGCTCGATCTGGAGGAGCAGGACCAGAGCGAATATTACAACGGCTATGCCAATCGCACGTTGTGGCCGCTCTTTCACTACCGCACCGATCTGGTCGCCTATGAGCGCAGCTTCGATGAGGGGTATACCCGCGTCAATACGCGCTTCGCCGAAACCCTGCTGCCTTTGATCGGACCGGACGACCTCATCTGGGTGCAGGACTATCACCTGATCCCGCTGGCGCGCGAACTGCGCAAGCGCGGCGTCACCAACCGCATCGGCTTCTTCCTGCATATTCCGTGGCCGGCGCGCAGCATCTTAAGCACCCTGCCGCGCCACGGTGAACTGGTCGAGGCCCTGTTCAGCTATGATCAGATTGGTTTCCAGACCGAGGACGACTGCGAAAACTTCGTCGATTACGCCGTCCATGATGTGCAGGCGGTGGTCTCAGACGGCGGTCTGGTCGAGGCCTATGACAAGAAGGTACGCGCCAAGGCCTTCCCCATTGGTATTGACGCCGAGGATTTCGAGGAAACGCTGAAGAGCGACGCGGCAGAGGCCTATCGCAAGCTGATGGTCAAGAGCCAGGCGGGCCGCAAGATGGTGCTGGGCGTCGATCGGCTCGACTATTCCAAGGGGCTGGAGGAGCGCTTTGCCGCCTACGAGACCCTGCTGGCCGATAATCCCGATCTTCACGAGCATCTCTTCATGCTTCAGATCGCCACGCGCTCGCGCGATGACGTCGATGCCTATCAGGATTTGCGGGCAAGGCTGGACACCATATCCGGCCAGATCAACGGGGCCTATGCGACGGTCGACTGGGTGCCGCTGCGCTATGTCAACCGGCCTTACCGGCGTGACGAACTGGCCGGCATTTACCGCGCCGCCCATATCGGACTGGTGACGCCCTTACGTGATGGTATGAACCTCGTCGCCAAGGAATTTGTGGCAGCGCAAGACCCGGCCAATCCGGGCGTGCTGGTCTTGTCGCAGTTCGCTGGCGCCGCCGAGCACATGAAGGAGGCGTTGATCGTTAACCCGCTCAGCCGAGAAGATATGTCCGAAGCGATCAAGAAGGGGCTGGCCATGCCGTTGAAAGAACGCAAGGCGCGCTGGGAAGCGCTCTATGACAATGTCCGTACGCATGATGTGGCGCGTTGGCGCGATCAGTTCGTCGCGTGTCTCAAGGCGGCCTAAATCCAGTTGTAATGGATTACAATATGTGGCAACCCTAACAAAAATGCCATAAACTTGTCGGATGTTGGCGCTTACAGGCTGGAGATCCTATGAAACTCATTCACGCTCTCATATTGACCGTCTGTCTGGGCAGCATGCCCGCGGCGGTGATGGCCAAGCCCGCTAAGCCGGCGCCGGTTGATCCGGCCACCCTGGCTCTGGGGGAGCGCGCCTTTGCACAGTGCAAGGCCTGCCACAGCATCGAGGCCGGCAAGCGTGACGGCGTCGGGCCCAATCTCTACGGATTTTACGGCAGCAAGGCCGGCGGCCACTCGGCGACCTTCAAATACAGCGCCGCGATGAAGGCCTATGGCGTCACCTGGGATGACAAGACGCTCGACACCTTCCTGACCGCTCCGACCAAGGCTGTGCCAGGCACACGCATGGCGTTTCGCGGCGTGACCGACCCGAAGGCCCGCGCGGCTCTGGTCGATTATTTGCGCGTGAAGTCGAGCCAGTAGGTTCGCTATAATTGAAAGAAGGGGCATGGACTTAGAGGCAGGCGTGAGTGCTCCATCGGTTATTTGTCCGGAACTTAGTGAGTTCCTAGTATCTCATCCGCGACCCTATGTACGACAGTCAGTGACTATGAAATGATCTGAGTGCGTCGGTTCTTTTATATCCGCTTCTGTAACGGGCGCCTAATGGGATAATCAAATCGGCATCAGGGGCGCGCGAAGCATGATTCGAGTGCCTGGTTAAGTGAGCGCAATTACTAGGAAGGCCCGCTGCCGCAGTCCCTCAGAACTCTCATGTCTTCTGTAAGGCATTACGCGTCCAAAGGTCATAAAGGCAGATTGTCTGCGTTTATATCAGGTTATTGGGAATTCTATTAAGTAAGGCTGCCCGCCTTGGTTCAGTCGGCTCTGAACTGTGGTATCAAACATGTGGCGGGGCCGGTCGCGCATTTAGGCAACAATCTTAGCGGTCCTTCGAAACTTCGATCGATCCGGGGGCTTTGCGTCTGCATCCGGGTGATGGCACCAGCATAGGTGTGGTCGAGATGAGCCTTTTCACAAGGGCCCCTTGGGCATGATCGCAAAACAATAGCCGACGATCACCATGCGAATGGTCGGCCCTTTATCGACTGGGGGCAATCGGTCGCGCTTTAATCATTCTCTAAACAAGCACGCAGGTATCGAGATCATCGGACCTGTCTCCGACCTGCCATGCGGTAAGGATTGGTTGCGGCTTTCGCGTGGCAATCAACCGTGAAGCGCTTGAAAATGTCAAAAAGCTCAAATTCCAATCGTGACGAACTTGACACGAAAAGATGATATATATATTACATATGTTGAGGGCGGGCAATCAAGGTTAGGCGCCGCTTTTTGTCAACTTGAAGCCAGCAGTGGTATATCAAAGAGAGGGAGAGATATGCGGAATAAGTTTCTAAGAGGGACGAGCGTTCTTGCGGTTGCCGGTGCGTTGTCGTCGTTTATCCTGCCGGTTATGGCCCACGCGCAAGCGCCGGCGCCAGCCGGCGATGAAGAGGCGGTAGAGGTTATCGTTACGGGTATTCGCGGAAGTCTGTCGGCTGCCGCCCGTATCAAGCGTCAGTCTGTAGTGGGGCTCGATTCCATTACATCAGAAGACCTGGGTAAGTTTCCTGATGGCAATGTGGCAGAATCCTTGCAACGCATTCCGGGTGTATCGATCGACCGAAGCCTGGGCGAAGGGTCGAGTGTCACCGTCAGAGGTTTCGGTCCGCAATTTAACAACGTTCTGCTTAACGGTCGGACGATTGCCAATGACAGCGGCGGCCGCGGCTTCGGTTTTGACAATATTGCTGCGGAGTTGATCAGCGGTGCCGATGTCTACAAGACCTCGCGGGCGTCGATCCCGGAGGGCGGTATTGGTTCTACCATCAATCTTAAAACGCCCCGTCCGCTTGATATCGGTGCTACAAAGGGGGTGGTGAGTCTGAAGGCGCATAATGAGAGCCTGAGCGGCAAGACCACGCCGAGCGCATTTGCGCTGTACAGCACGACGTTCTATGATGGCAAGATGGGCTTGATGGTCTCGGCGTCTTATCAGTTGCGCGATGCGCGCGAGGATTCGTTCAATGTCAGCGGCTATGTCCCGAACGCTTCGATCGGCACGCAAGCCGGTCAAACGAACGGATACGGTTCCAATATCAGCCCCAATGTGCCTCTTTTCACGAACGTTCGCTTTCCCCGCAATTACAATCTCAATCTGAGTGAGCAGCGCCAGGAGCGGACCGGGCTCACTGCGACCTATCAGTATCGCCCCAGTGACGAACTCACCTTCACGGCTGATGCGCTGTTTAGCCGCTACAATATCAAGCGCACCGTCGCGACCGGTGCGTTCTACTTCCTGGAAAATCAGGTGCGCACCGCCGCCATCGATGCCAATCGCGACGTCATTGAGCAGACTGAAAACGGGCAGTGGGACATGGTAATGCAGGCCTATCCTCGCAAGTCCGATACAACGGCCTTCGGCATTAATATGGATTGGCACCCCACTGATCAGTTGACGATTGTCGGTGACCTGTCGACGTCCGATGCCAGCAATGTTGGCGGCTCGGGATCCTATTATATTGTGGTCGGCATTCCGACCAATGTTACCTGGAAGCAACCGTCGGACGGCAGTTTGCCGCAACTTGAGGTCCTGGGTGCCAGTATCTCCGATCCAAGCAATGCACGGGCACACTATGCGACGCGAGGCGGTAGCAACACTTCGACATCTGTTCAGGAAGGACGCCTTGATGCGACCTACATCGTGGACCGCGGTGTCTTCAGTTCTGTCATGTTGGGTGTCGCGTTCAATGACACGCGCAAGGAGAACGAGTTGTTCGGTATCGGTGACGCCTATTGCACCTACTGTGGTTACCCGGTTGTCCTGCCGGAGCGTTTTCTCACGCCTCTTGACCTGGGCAATGACTTCCTGGGCGGTGGCCTGGGCGCCAATGCACCTTTGAAGTTCTTCTCCTTCGATGGTTTGGAGTTGCTCGATTATCTGGCTTCGCCTGAAGCGCTGGCGCAACTGGACACCTATTACGGTCGGGCACCCGGATCTGTGGCGGCTCAACTTGAGGCGAATGGCGGTTACACGCTTAAGCGCCAGCCCAGTTCGTACTGGGTGGAGGAGAAGACCTCATCGGCCTATATCGAGACCAACTTCGCGGGCGAGGTAGCGGACATGCCCTGGTCCCTCAATCTGGGGGCGCGCTATATCAGCACGAAGGTTCGTGCGTCTGGATCGGATCGTCAGCTGGTCGATGTCAAGTGGATATCCGAAGGTAACCAGACGCCGGTCTATGCCAGCGCAACGCCCGTTGAGCGTACAGTTGAGGCTAACTACAGCAAGCTTCTGCCCAGCCTCAATGTCAAACTGAACATAACCCGACACCTGCTGGCGCGCTTTGGTGCCTCGGAAACCCTTACCCGGCCGAGCCCGAGCGACATGCGTCCGAACACCTCCATTGACGATGCGCGTCAGGGCAATATGCTCGCCAGCGGCGGCAACCCGGCCTTGAAGCCTTACCTGTCGAAGAACCTTGATCTGTCGCTCGAGTGGTATCCGAAGAAAAACCTTAACCTGGCCGCGGCCATCTTCAGCAAGGATGTGAGCGACTTCATCGATTACGGAGTTGCCTCTGAAGCCTTCACCATCACCAACGCGCAACGTCTTGATACAACCAGCGTCATAGACGGCAGGACCCACCTGGCTGACCCGGCCTTTACGGCCACGACGGCCACCTTCCTGACCCGGCGTCCCCGCAACTTGGCAAAGACGCGTGCCGAAGGGATCGAGCTGGCGGGCACGTACTCCTTTGACTTCCTGCCCGGCTGGTGGAGTGGCTTCGGTGTTACTGCGAACGCGACCCTGGTCGACAGCAACGCCAAGGTGTCAAATTCGACAGAGGTTGCGGGTCGTACCTTCGCGCTGCCGGGGCTGGGCAACTCGTACAACCTGATCGGATTCTATGAAAAGGGCCCGCTTTCGGTTCGTGTGGCCTACAACAAGCGTGATCGGTTCTTATCCAGCCTGAGCGGCGATGGTTCGGGCGGGCCGGTCTTTACGCAAGCCTACGATCAGATTGATATGCGTGCCTCCTATCAGATCACCCCGCGCGTGGATGTGTTCATCGAGGGCACAAACCTGACCAAGGAGCATCTGGTCCAAAAGGGATATTATGAGGCCGAACTCCTGAGCGATAATCTCGACGGCGCCTTCTATAATGTAGGGTTCCGTATGACCTTCTGATGCCAGGCGTCTAAATCCTCCCAATGACGACTGTCCTTCGCGGTGCCCTAAAAAGCACCGCGCTTTTTTTTGACACAAAGCCATTGGCCGGGCTTGATTTGGTGAAATTTCTGAGATTGGCATTTCTATCAGGAGCCAGGTCTGTTACGAGTCACGATCTGGCTGTATGCTGGAGATTGCAGGATTAATAGGCACGACATATGCGAGCAAGACTGACCCCAACGAACCTTACACAGTCTATCGTTCAAGACCTTGGTATAGAGATTGTTACAGGAAAGTACCGAGACCAGGTCTTCCCAAAAGAGGTTGAACTTTCGCAGCGCTACAATGCCGCGCGCACGGTGACGCGTGAAGCGGTCAAGATGCTGACGTCGAAAGGCCTGCTGTCGGCGCGACCGCGTCAGGGGACGCGCGTCGAGCCCGAAGATCACTGGAATCTTCTTGACCCCGAGGTGTTGCGCTGGCTTCTCGAACGTAATTTCTCGCTGGGTCTGCTTATAGAGTTCACGCAAATTCGGCTCAGCGTCGAGCCAGGCGCTGCCTGTCTCGCGGCCAGGGTCGCCACGGGTGAGCAGCGGGCGGCGATCAACAGCGCGATTGGACGTATGTTTGCGGCCGAACGCGGTGAAGACGACGCACTCACCTCCGACATTGATTTCCATGTCGCCGTACTCGAGGCGAGCGGCAATCGATTCTATCGCCAGATGCGCGAGATGATCGAAACTGCTTTGCGGTTCAGCATTCGAAAAACGAATGATTTTAAAGGTGTGCGGTTAGCGAGTGTCGTCGATCACAAACGTGTCGCCGATGCTATCCTGGCCGGTGACAGTGCCGAAGCTGAAACCCGGATGCGCGATCTGATTCAAGGCGCGCTTGACCTGATGGTCAAGGTCCAGGCCGACCAGACGCCTCAGCGCTAGGCGCTCCACGCGTCTGTCCCTAAAACGCACGGGCACATGATCCGTACCCTTGATGTCCCATAAGCGCCAGCTTAGGGGTTGCTTTCACATGTGGATGAGTTCAGGGCAAGCGATGCCCAGAGCCGCTTTGGCGCGCCTGCCCAGCGCGCATCTCATCAGTCTGGATCCGGACCATCTTTGCAATCTTTAGACATATTTGCGATTGACAAGGCGTCGACACGTCGCTCATTATATGTAATATAAGTATTAGTAAATGGCGGATGCGGGGTGGACTTTGAGTCGCTCTGTCCACGCCTAACCTGGCCAATTTTTCAACTTGATCATTCGGGTTTCAGACGCGCCACATAAGCTTGGTGCCGCAGGTCTAAATTCCATGACGATCCGTCTTTGTAAGGCATAAAACATGACCGTCGAACTTGCGCCCGTATCCGTACCTGATTTCGGGCTACCTCTTCAAAAGCCCTCGGTCCCGGTTCACACCTACGATCTGCGTTGTCGAGAGACCTATGCCCGCGCTGGCTGCGACTGGGTAGCTGTCTATGCGGATCGCGAACACTTTTCCAACATCGCCTATCTTTGTGATTTCGAGCCGCGGTTCGAAGAAGCGATCTTGATGCTGGGGCCGGAAGACGCCCGCGTGATCATCACTGGCAATGAATGTGTCTCGTTCGCGCAAGCCATGACACGCCTCTCGAGCTTTGAGGTGAGGCTTTGCCAGGCGATGAGCCTTCCGGGCCAGGACCGAAGCCGTGCGCCCAGCCTGTTGGCGGTGTTAAAAGATATCGGCATCCGTGCCGGTCAACGTATTGGCCTTGTGGGCTGGAAGCCGCCTGCGCTTGAGGCAGGTGAAGACGCGGGCTTTTTCTTCCCGTCTGTCTATGTCGATGCGTTGCGTCGGTCCGCGGGCGATCCGTTGGCGGTTGTGGATCGGACCGAAAGCCTCATGCATCCGGAACAGGGATTGCGGGCGATCGTGGACGCCGACCAGATCGCCGCCTTCGAGTGGGCCGCGTCCCGGGCCACGGCGGCTGTCTGGCGGATTGTGACCCAGGTGAGGGAGGGCGACAGCGAACTTGAGGCTGCGGCGCGGATGGCTTACGCAGGTGAGCCGCTCAGCGCGCACGTTATGCTGGCCTCGAGCGACGCCTCAGGGCCGGTGGTCGGCTTGCGCAGTCCGACGGCGCGGCGATTGTCGCGAGGCGACGGCGTGACGACGGCGGTCGGCTACTGGGGCGGCTTGTCCGCCAGGGCCGGCTTGATCAGCGACGGGGACGATGATTTCCTGAAGACGGCATCGGCCTATTTCAAGGGCTTGCTTACGTGGTATGAGACTGTTGATATCGGCATTGCCGGGACAGAGGTTTTTTCGCGCGTCAGCGAAACCCTGGCGCAAGGGGGCTTGGCCTCCATGCTCAATCCGGGGCATCTGTGTGGTCACGAGGAGTGGGTTAATACCCCGATCCGTCCGACCGGGGATTACCGGCTCAGGTCTGGCATGGTCTTCCAGGTGGACATCATCCCGACGCCGATGCCGTTGGGTTGGGCTTTGAACTGTGAAGACCCGGTTGTTCTGGCGGACGCTGCGTTAAGATCCGAGATCGCCACGCGCCATCCCGACGTCATGAGCCGTATCGACGCCCGACGTAGCTTTATGTCTGAAGCCTTAGGCGTAAACTTAGGTCCGTCCATTCTGCCCCTGGGTCAGACACCCGGCTGTCTGGCGCCATTCTGGTTGAAATCCGGACATTTGCTGGTGAAGGGTTAAGGGGAGGGCGACCGGTGGGAGTGCGGAGTGATATAGACGCTGTGAGGCCTTCAGGTGGTCGCTCTGCCAGTCTCAGGCGAGTTTGTGCCAGGCTGTTGGGATGGTGCGGTGCGCCGCGACACCTCGGCATGGGCATGCTTTGGTTAGGCCTGACCTGTCTTACGCTTCCAACGTCGGGGCTGGCCCACACCCGGGATGTCACCATTACGCGGGATGACTGGGGTATTGCACACGTCCATGGCGCGACGGACGCCGATGCTGTTTTTGGCATGATGTACGCGCAGGCTGAGGACGATTTCGGGCGCATCGAACGCAATTACCTTCAGGCCCTGGGCCGAACGGCCGAAGTCGACGGCGAAGCCGCCATCTGGACGGATTTACGTCAGCGTATGTTCACCGACCC includes:
- a CDS encoding FadR/GntR family transcriptional regulator produces the protein MRARLTPTNLTQSIVQDLGIEIVTGKYRDQVFPKEVELSQRYNAARTVTREAVKMLTSKGLLSARPRQGTRVEPEDHWNLLDPEVLRWLLERNFSLGLLIEFTQIRLSVEPGAACLAARVATGEQRAAINSAIGRMFAAERGEDDALTSDIDFHVAVLEASGNRFYRQMREMIETALRFSIRKTNDFKGVRLASVVDHKRVADAILAGDSAEAETRMRDLIQGALDLMVKVQADQTPQR
- a CDS encoding TonB-dependent receptor, which encodes MRNKFLRGTSVLAVAGALSSFILPVMAHAQAPAPAGDEEAVEVIVTGIRGSLSAAARIKRQSVVGLDSITSEDLGKFPDGNVAESLQRIPGVSIDRSLGEGSSVTVRGFGPQFNNVLLNGRTIANDSGGRGFGFDNIAAELISGADVYKTSRASIPEGGIGSTINLKTPRPLDIGATKGVVSLKAHNESLSGKTTPSAFALYSTTFYDGKMGLMVSASYQLRDAREDSFNVSGYVPNASIGTQAGQTNGYGSNISPNVPLFTNVRFPRNYNLNLSEQRQERTGLTATYQYRPSDELTFTADALFSRYNIKRTVATGAFYFLENQVRTAAIDANRDVIEQTENGQWDMVMQAYPRKSDTTAFGINMDWHPTDQLTIVGDLSTSDASNVGGSGSYYIVVGIPTNVTWKQPSDGSLPQLEVLGASISDPSNARAHYATRGGSNTSTSVQEGRLDATYIVDRGVFSSVMLGVAFNDTRKENELFGIGDAYCTYCGYPVVLPERFLTPLDLGNDFLGGGLGANAPLKFFSFDGLELLDYLASPEALAQLDTYYGRAPGSVAAQLEANGGYTLKRQPSSYWVEEKTSSAYIETNFAGEVADMPWSLNLGARYISTKVRASGSDRQLVDVKWISEGNQTPVYASATPVERTVEANYSKLLPSLNVKLNITRHLLARFGASETLTRPSPSDMRPNTSIDDARQGNMLASGGNPALKPYLSKNLDLSLEWYPKKNLNLAAAIFSKDVSDFIDYGVASEAFTITNAQRLDTTSVIDGRTHLADPAFTATTATFLTRRPRNLAKTRAEGIELAGTYSFDFLPGWWSGFGVTANATLVDSNAKVSNSTEVAGRTFALPGLGNSYNLIGFYEKGPLSVRVAYNKRDRFLSSLSGDGSGGPVFTQAYDQIDMRASYQITPRVDVFIEGTNLTKEHLVQKGYYEAELLSDNLDGAFYNVGFRMTF
- a CDS encoding trehalose-6-phosphate synthase, with the protein product MGRLIVVSNRVNPPADSGVGTAGGLAMALAAALREDKGLWFGWSGQTVETYTGQMSMQKVGGVTVALLDLEEQDQSEYYNGYANRTLWPLFHYRTDLVAYERSFDEGYTRVNTRFAETLLPLIGPDDLIWVQDYHLIPLARELRKRGVTNRIGFFLHIPWPARSILSTLPRHGELVEALFSYDQIGFQTEDDCENFVDYAVHDVQAVVSDGGLVEAYDKKVRAKAFPIGIDAEDFEETLKSDAAEAYRKLMVKSQAGRKMVLGVDRLDYSKGLEERFAAYETLLADNPDLHEHLFMLQIATRSRDDVDAYQDLRARLDTISGQINGAYATVDWVPLRYVNRPYRRDELAGIYRAAHIGLVTPLRDGMNLVAKEFVAAQDPANPGVLVLSQFAGAAEHMKEALIVNPLSREDMSEAIKKGLAMPLKERKARWEALYDNVRTHDVARWRDQFVACLKAA
- the otsB gene encoding trehalose-phosphatase; translation: MMMSQVEHAAQGTGGQMTLTMAHVSLFLDLDGTLAPFAPVPEGVGPDAARNSLLRDMQLRLSGRMAIVSGRSIADLDRILEGTIVAMAGSHGLQRRDARLDMLTARPHPKLAQAVRDIAAFAEKYPGVVVETKPLSVALHYRNAADIEVQVGAFADDLADRTGLKLQRGVMVAEFLSPGMDKGRAVRAFMVEPPFFGTMPLFIGDDLTDEDAFRAVNAFGGVGILVGPPRQTFARFRLDSVDAVHAWLARALQTEVFKLEVPVGPSYRRI
- a CDS encoding c-type cytochrome, with translation MKLIHALILTVCLGSMPAAVMAKPAKPAPVDPATLALGERAFAQCKACHSIEAGKRDGVGPNLYGFYGSKAGGHSATFKYSAAMKAYGVTWDDKTLDTFLTAPTKAVPGTRMAFRGVTDPKARAALVDYLRVKSSQ
- a CDS encoding glycoside hydrolase family 15 protein, which produces MTPSPPHTLDLSPIGNCAATALIDRQGRFVWACCPRVDGEPVFSALLDPTAGDGAGYWSVEIEDQAEIEQAYIRNTAVLRTVMRDTHGNALEVIDFAPRLHHLNRTYRPWAFYRLVRPLKGAPRIRIRLTPTGNWGRDLARETAGSSHIRYECGPVDMRLTTNAPLTYVRNAHIFRLEKPLAFHLGPDEPYPNDVLADSEHMLHATTAYWQGWVRTLSLPLEWQTAVIRAAITLKLCAYEETGAIVAAMTTSIPEAPGSQRNWDYRYCWIRDAYYVVRALNRLGAADMLESYLVYLRNLVDMSAGGHVQPLYSVGLEADLVERIAPDMQGYHGMGPVRVGNQAFEHHQHDVYGQMILPLTQAFFDERFLRLGTESDFAAMERVGERAFTVYDQPDAGLWEFRTRARVHTYSALLCWAACDRLGNAAASLGLTERSEHWTHRAKIIRKAIEEKAWNETLGIFTGSFGGDEVDASLLQLFELGFLPADDPRCVATFAEVERQLRKGDNLYRYVEPDDFGEPETAFNFCTFWYIEALYMQGRVEEARDLFEAMLARRTHSGLLSEDVKVDTGELWGNFPQTYSLVGLITCATLLSRPWTAIR